One Cervus canadensis isolate Bull #8, Minnesota chromosome 31, ASM1932006v1, whole genome shotgun sequence genomic region harbors:
- the LOC122432639 gene encoding uncharacterized protein LOC122432639 encodes MRTAESLWYPKPTRLLEEQLTATDEEDITERILEPGVEAEEPHACRDQERLHWKTRKLVQLDRAALPQERSPRVCAPPAGNRGPARTSSHTGRWVTWQNPCFCSDLPSAPPGLQRHLQGPATGHLIGETGRGLVPATIAQAVSPWEASLFCRSQWVTAQGRHQQAQQDPQSEPRAEGRSLPKQTCDIWKSLITQMSRHKERNHG; translated from the coding sequence GAAGAACAACTAACAGCTACTGATGAAGAAGACATCACTGAGAGAATCCTGGAGCCTGGTGTTGAGGCTGAAGAGCCCCATGCATGCAGAGACCAAGAAAGACTGCATTGGAAGACAAGGAAACTGGTTCAACTTGACCGCGCCGCCCTCCCCCAAGAGAGGTCTCCCCGAGTCTGTGCTCCTCCAGCGGGAAACCGGGGCCCAGCAAGGACCAGCAGCCACACGGGAAGGTGGGTCACCTGGCAGAACCCCTGCTTCTGTTCCGACCTCCCCTCCGCACCCCCGGGACTGCAGAGGCATCTGCAAGGCCCAGCCACTGGACACCTGATCGGAGAGACGGGGAGAGGGCTCGTGCCGGCCACCATCGCTCAAGCAGTATCCCCATGGGAGGCCTCGCTTTTCTGCAGATCACAGTGGGTAACTGCCCAAGGACGTCACCAACAGGCACAGCAAGACCCCCAGTCTGAGCCAAGGGCTGAAGGAAGGTCTCTGCCAAAGCAGACCTGTGACATCTGGAAGAGTCTGATCACTCAAATGAGCAGACACAAGGAAAGGAATCATGGGTAA